The Sinomicrobium kalidii genome contains a region encoding:
- the serC gene encoding 3-phosphoserine/phosphohydroxythreonine transaminase, whose product MKKHNFSAGPCVLPQEVMKKASEAIINFNGLDLSLIEISHRSKDAVEVMETARSLALELLGLEGKGYQALFLQGGASLEFLMVAYNLLEKKAAYLNTGTWSSKAIKEAKVMGEVIEVASSKDANFNYIPKGYSIPEDADYFHCTSNNTIFGTQIKDFPKTNVPLVCDMSSDIFSRQLDFSNFDLIYAGAQKNMGPAGTTLVVVKEDILGKVSRSIPSMLDYKVHIGKDSMFNTPPVFAVYVSMLTLQWLKDLGGIPAIEKINEQKASLVYSEVDRNPLFKGFAAVEDRSAMNATFNLVDETHKEAFDTLWKEAGINGLNGHRSVGGYRASMYNALSVESVRVLVDVMQELEKKAG is encoded by the coding sequence ATGAAAAAACACAACTTTAGTGCGGGCCCCTGTGTTCTTCCGCAAGAGGTAATGAAAAAAGCCTCAGAAGCGATTATCAATTTCAACGGTTTGGATCTTTCACTCATAGAAATCTCCCACAGGAGCAAAGATGCTGTAGAGGTGATGGAAACTGCCCGTTCCCTGGCCCTGGAACTGCTCGGTCTGGAAGGAAAAGGCTACCAGGCTCTGTTTCTTCAGGGAGGCGCCAGCCTGGAATTCCTGATGGTAGCTTACAACCTGCTGGAGAAAAAAGCAGCGTATCTGAACACCGGAACCTGGAGCAGCAAGGCCATAAAAGAGGCAAAAGTAATGGGAGAAGTCATCGAAGTAGCCTCTTCCAAAGACGCCAATTTCAACTATATCCCCAAGGGCTATTCCATTCCTGAAGATGCCGATTACTTTCACTGTACCAGCAACAACACCATTTTCGGGACACAGATAAAAGATTTTCCGAAAACGAATGTTCCGCTGGTATGCGATATGAGCTCCGATATTTTTTCCAGACAACTGGATTTTTCTAACTTTGACCTTATATACGCAGGTGCCCAGAAAAATATGGGGCCGGCAGGAACTACCCTGGTTGTGGTGAAGGAAGATATCCTCGGGAAAGTATCCCGTTCCATTCCTTCAATGCTGGATTACAAGGTACACATAGGTAAGGACAGCATGTTCAACACGCCCCCGGTATTCGCGGTATACGTGTCCATGCTCACCCTGCAATGGCTGAAAGACCTCGGTGGCATACCTGCCATAGAAAAGATCAACGAACAAAAAGCATCGCTGGTGTATTCGGAAGTAGACCGAAATCCGCTGTTCAAGGGCTTTGCCGCTGTTGAAGACCGAAGCGCCATGAATGCCACTTTTAACCTGGTGGACGAAACACATAAAGAAGCCTTTGACACCCTCTGGAAAGAGGCCGGTATTAACGGATTGAACGGCCACCGAAGTGTTGGAGGCTACCGCGCTTCCATGTACAACGCGCTTTCCGTAGAAAGTGTACGGGTCCTGGTTGATGTTATGCAGGAACTGGAGAAAAAAGCGGGATAA
- a CDS encoding D-2-hydroxyacid dehydrogenase, translated as MKVLANDGVSKSGVEALEKGGFEVITTKVAQDQLVSYINENKIDVLLVRSATKVRKDLIDACESIKVVGRGGVGMDNIDVDYARSKGISVINTPAASSQSVAELVFAHLYGGVRFLYDANRNMPLEGETKFGQLKKAYAGGQELRGKTIGIIGLGRIGVETAKIALGAGMKVIAADKFVDKADVIVDFFNGQSIKVEIKTQPLEEVYKEADFISLHVPAQKEYVIGKKELNIMKEGVGIINASRGGVIDEVALVEALDNGKVAFAGLDVFENEPTPAVKVLMHPKISLTPHIGAATNEAQDRIGTELAEQIISILKSETV; from the coding sequence ATGAAAGTATTAGCTAATGACGGAGTTTCAAAAAGCGGAGTCGAGGCCCTGGAAAAAGGAGGTTTTGAAGTGATCACCACGAAAGTGGCCCAGGATCAGCTCGTTTCATATATCAACGAAAATAAGATCGATGTCCTCCTGGTACGCTCGGCAACCAAAGTAAGAAAGGACCTTATCGATGCCTGCGAAAGCATCAAGGTTGTAGGACGCGGTGGTGTTGGCATGGATAACATCGATGTGGATTATGCAAGATCCAAAGGGATCAGTGTGATAAACACCCCGGCCGCATCATCACAATCTGTGGCAGAACTCGTATTTGCCCACTTATACGGAGGTGTGAGGTTCCTTTACGACGCCAACAGGAACATGCCCCTCGAAGGGGAAACCAAGTTTGGCCAGCTGAAAAAAGCATATGCCGGCGGACAGGAACTACGGGGAAAGACCATCGGTATCATTGGTCTCGGCCGTATTGGTGTCGAAACGGCCAAAATAGCCCTGGGAGCAGGGATGAAGGTCATTGCTGCCGACAAGTTCGTAGACAAGGCCGATGTTATTGTCGATTTCTTTAACGGGCAATCCATAAAAGTGGAAATCAAGACCCAGCCACTGGAAGAAGTATACAAGGAAGCCGACTTTATTTCACTCCACGTTCCGGCCCAAAAGGAATACGTGATCGGTAAAAAAGAACTGAACATTATGAAGGAAGGTGTCGGCATCATCAATGCTTCCCGCGGAGGTGTTATTGATGAAGTGGCCCTGGTAGAAGCCCTCGACAACGGAAAAGTCGCTTTTGCCGGGCTTGACGTTTTTGAAAACGAGCCCACTCCTGCTGTTAAAGTCCTCATGCATCCCAAAATTTCCCTTACACCGCACATCGGTGCCGCTACCAATGAAGCACAGGACAGGATAGGCACGGAACTGGCAGAACAAATTATCAGCATTTTAAAGTCAGAAACGGTATAA
- a CDS encoding DUF937 domain-containing protein: protein MAGIADLLNSDLGRQIIGGVSNEAGTSQQDTTNVLSMALPVLMGAMQKNASSQEGAAELLGALSGSKHSGGILDNLGGFFGGGVNQEDEQDGAGILGHILGGKQSTVENAISQKSGVNAGTVSKIIKIAAPILMGFLGKQARQQNVNSTDGVSGLLSGLMGGQGEKNQSLVSSLLDSDGDGSVLDDIAGMALGNKKGGGGLLGGLFGN, encoded by the coding sequence ATGGCAGGTATAGCAGATTTACTGAACAGCGACCTCGGCAGACAGATCATTGGCGGAGTGAGCAACGAAGCGGGGACTTCACAACAAGATACCACAAATGTATTGAGCATGGCACTCCCGGTGTTAATGGGAGCCATGCAAAAAAATGCTTCCTCACAGGAAGGGGCAGCGGAGCTGCTCGGAGCACTTTCGGGAAGTAAGCATTCGGGAGGTATCCTGGACAACCTGGGCGGTTTCTTCGGCGGTGGTGTAAACCAGGAAGATGAGCAGGACGGCGCCGGGATCCTCGGACATATCCTGGGCGGAAAACAATCGACCGTAGAAAACGCCATCAGCCAGAAATCCGGTGTCAATGCCGGTACGGTAAGTAAAATAATAAAGATAGCCGCCCCCATACTTATGGGATTCCTTGGTAAACAGGCCCGTCAGCAGAATGTGAATTCCACAGACGGCGTTTCCGGCTTGCTCAGTGGTTTAATGGGCGGACAGGGCGAAAAAAACCAAAGCCTTGTCTCCTCCCTGCTCGATTCGGACGGCGACGGCAGCGTACTTGACGACATTGCAGGAATGGCCCTGGGCAACAAAAAAGGTGGCGGAGGACTCTTAGGAGGACTCTTCGGCAATTAA
- a CDS encoding SDR family oxidoreductase — protein sequence MKNKTAYITGGSKGIGLGIAEALLQQGIKVAVTCRDKKRGEAAMQSISKDREAYLVIESDVKDYNAEQAAIQKVTDTWGQLDVVIANAGIGVFAPIDELSPEAWNNTIDTNLTGVFNTVRAAVPALKKSKGYIITIASLAGTNFFAKGAAYNASKFGLVGFSQAIMLDLRPYDVKVSTIMPGSVATYFNGNTPDASDAWKIQPEDIGQMVVDLLKMPARTLPSKVEVRPSKTSAD from the coding sequence ATGAAAAACAAAACGGCATATATTACCGGCGGTTCCAAAGGGATCGGACTCGGAATAGCAGAAGCACTTCTTCAACAGGGAATAAAAGTTGCCGTAACCTGCAGGGACAAAAAACGTGGAGAAGCCGCCATGCAAAGCATTTCAAAAGATCGTGAGGCTTACCTTGTGATCGAATCGGATGTTAAGGATTACAATGCAGAACAGGCTGCCATCCAGAAGGTAACTGATACCTGGGGCCAGCTCGATGTGGTCATCGCCAATGCGGGTATAGGTGTTTTTGCCCCGATAGATGAGTTATCTCCCGAAGCATGGAACAATACGATAGATACGAATCTAACAGGCGTTTTCAACACCGTAAGAGCAGCCGTTCCGGCACTGAAAAAAAGCAAGGGCTATATCATTACCATAGCAAGCCTTGCGGGAACAAACTTTTTTGCCAAAGGCGCCGCATATAATGCCAGCAAATTTGGCCTGGTAGGGTTTTCCCAGGCCATTATGCTCGACCTGCGTCCTTATGATGTCAAGGTATCTACCATTATGCCGGGCTCCGTAGCTACCTATTTCAACGGAAATACGCCCGACGCTTCCGACGCCTGGAAAATACAACCCGAAGACATCGGACAGATGGTGGTTGACCTGTTAAAAATGCCCGCAAGGACACTGCCCAGCAAGGTGGAAGTCCGACCGAGCAAAA